In Marinomonas posidonica IVIA-Po-181, a single window of DNA contains:
- a CDS encoding bifunctional diguanylate cyclase/phosphodiesterase, giving the protein MSYQTVYEEYTAEQKKLMSLTANSIQSTLRQYEVLLDLVAKEVTAYGELTDKNIIQKVMDSVVEVDNSMIGVGLFLPNGDVYAASSGVKLPANFNLLSQAENRESFQQTLASNKMVLGRTYQSEVLKTIAFPMRKSVVDPDGNALFVLSTVINIPKGFKFFFEGESNQNNSDLYLYRGSDRYFQIVLTHHQLDPEIYNYQIPQANIAQAFRTLKLKKGLSIEDIKANDLEVITTSVQPGSTSQAVSRYLPQYDLWAELTLDNDYVLGLFFKELQVLISIFVGSLLLIYLLFRGIATNEKRIKDALEHQASHDYLTALHNRFYLDQQLASMKKGSNYYLIFIDLDNFKAINDGYGHEIGDRVLCLVAERLQSLVSPQDVLVRYSGDEFIIVAFNKNESSISTFCQAIQSRLASPSMIGDYRFVLSASIGIAAFPEDGQDLDELKRYADLAMYEAKKIRNTITFFREDFKQAYKYRAQMEQELKKAILQNELYMMYQPQIRRDGGTLGVEALVRWENQLLGFVPPDKFIAVAETCGLMLPIGEFIIDQTFADITEIQNQTGLPVTVSINISVRQFQHNEFFDRLIELIEKHSFIHVELVLEVTENLFIDDVIGIQNLMKKIREKGIRISLDDFGTGYSSLSLLNQLPIDELKIDKSFVDDITTNSNTLAMVEGIIAIARRLNITTVVEGVETDEQRKILADLECDVFQGYYFSKPLKLEDLKAFLVSNTHLFNAK; this is encoded by the coding sequence GTGAGCTACCAAACAGTTTATGAAGAATATACCGCTGAACAAAAGAAGCTTATGTCATTGACGGCCAACTCTATTCAATCTACCTTGCGTCAATATGAGGTTCTGCTTGATCTCGTAGCCAAAGAAGTCACGGCCTACGGAGAATTGACAGATAAAAACATCATTCAAAAAGTCATGGACTCTGTTGTAGAAGTCGACAATTCTATGATTGGCGTCGGCTTGTTTTTACCCAATGGCGATGTATATGCAGCCTCTTCAGGCGTCAAACTCCCAGCCAACTTTAACCTCTTATCACAAGCAGAAAACCGTGAAAGCTTCCAACAAACACTGGCATCCAACAAAATGGTGTTGGGGCGCACCTACCAAAGTGAAGTCTTAAAAACCATTGCCTTCCCAATGCGAAAATCCGTTGTAGACCCAGACGGTAATGCTTTATTCGTATTATCTACCGTAATAAACATTCCGAAAGGCTTTAAGTTTTTCTTCGAGGGTGAAAGCAATCAAAACAACAGTGACCTCTATCTCTATCGCGGCAGCGATAGGTATTTTCAAATAGTGCTGACTCACCATCAACTCGATCCGGAAATTTACAACTACCAAATTCCTCAAGCCAATATTGCACAAGCTTTTCGCACACTAAAACTGAAAAAAGGCCTGAGCATTGAAGACATCAAAGCGAATGACTTGGAAGTCATTACCACCAGTGTGCAACCAGGCTCAACCAGCCAAGCTGTAAGCCGTTATTTACCTCAATATGATTTGTGGGCAGAACTAACATTAGACAATGACTATGTATTAGGCTTGTTTTTCAAAGAATTACAGGTACTCATTAGCATTTTTGTCGGTTCCTTATTACTGATTTATTTGCTATTCAGAGGCATCGCCACCAATGAAAAACGCATCAAAGATGCCCTAGAGCATCAAGCCAGTCACGACTATCTAACCGCGCTTCACAATCGTTTTTATTTGGATCAACAATTAGCTTCAATGAAAAAAGGCTCGAATTATTATCTTATTTTCATCGACCTAGATAATTTCAAAGCCATCAATGATGGTTACGGTCACGAAATTGGCGACAGAGTACTCTGCCTAGTTGCCGAAAGATTGCAATCCTTAGTGAGCCCACAAGATGTTTTGGTACGCTACAGCGGCGACGAGTTCATTATTGTGGCCTTCAACAAGAACGAGAGCAGCATCAGCACCTTCTGCCAAGCCATTCAGAGCCGTTTGGCATCACCTTCAATGATCGGTGATTATCGTTTTGTGTTAAGCGCCAGCATTGGTATAGCCGCCTTCCCAGAAGATGGTCAAGATTTGGACGAGCTCAAACGCTATGCCGATCTTGCTATGTACGAAGCAAAGAAAATACGCAACACCATTACCTTCTTTCGCGAGGACTTCAAGCAAGCTTATAAATATCGTGCACAGATGGAGCAAGAGCTGAAGAAAGCCATATTACAGAATGAGCTGTACATGATGTATCAGCCACAAATACGTCGCGATGGCGGAACCCTTGGTGTCGAAGCATTAGTTCGCTGGGAAAATCAATTACTAGGTTTTGTCCCACCAGATAAATTCATTGCCGTTGCGGAAACTTGTGGACTAATGTTACCTATCGGTGAATTTATTATCGACCAAACGTTTGCTGACATAACCGAAATTCAAAACCAAACAGGCTTACCTGTAACCGTATCCATCAATATTTCAGTACGCCAATTTCAGCATAATGAATTCTTCGATAGATTGATTGAACTGATAGAAAAGCACAGCTTCATTCACGTTGAATTGGTACTTGAAGTAACAGAAAACCTCTTTATCGACGATGTTATCGGCATTCAAAATTTAATGAAAAAAATACGCGAGAAGGGCATTCGTATTTCCTTGGACGATTTTGGAACAGGCTACTCTTCATTGAGCTTGTTAAATCAGTTGCCGATTGATGAACTTAAGATAGACAAGAGCTTTGTTGATGACATTACAACCAACAGCAATACCCTTGCTATGGTAGAAGGCATTATTGCAATCGCTAGAAGATTAAACATCACAACCGTAGTGGAAGGGGTTGAAACAGATGAACAAAGAAAAATACTCGCCGATTTGGAGTGTGATGTGTTCCAAGGGTATTACTTCTCAAAACCACTAAAACTCGAAGACCTTAAAGCTTTTTTGGTCTCTAACACTCACTTATTTAATGCTAAATAA
- the pgi gene encoding glucose-6-phosphate isomerase gives MRSPTEFSAWKKLAEHQQEMISVDMTSLFQADPKRADKYQAQAAGWTLDYAKNRANDTTLSLLTELANEAGMKNAIDGMFSGAHINNTEDRSVLHVALRASQAQDTLMVDGVNVLAEVRATLKQMEQFVAQLHTGEWQGYTGKAITDVVSIGIGGSYLGPKVVAEALTPYKKDSIKVHFVANIDGSDITGKLKQLNPETTLFVISSKTFGTLETLSNANAARDWFLSNGGSQDNVSKHFAAVSSNVKKAVDFGMAKENIFPMWDWVGGRYSLWSAIGLPVAIAVGMDNFYELLDGAHQMDEHFRTAPLEENLPVIMGVLGVWYINFHNAQTHALIPYDHYLRAMPAHIQQLDMESNGKANLLNGDAVETDTGPIIWGGAGTNGQHAYHQLLHQGTRLVPVDFIAPLTSHNPIAEHHTHLFANCLSQSQALMVGKTLEQAQQELKDAGATDEQVAKIAPHKVIKGNRPSNTLLTDKMTPASVGALIALYEHRTFVQGTIWGINSFDQWGVELGKVLGTDIYNRLVSNSDNSALDASTQALIKAFKKAQH, from the coding sequence ATGCGTTCACCCACTGAATTTTCTGCCTGGAAAAAACTGGCGGAACATCAACAGGAGATGATCTCTGTTGATATGACATCACTTTTCCAAGCCGACCCTAAGCGCGCTGACAAATATCAAGCACAAGCGGCTGGCTGGACCCTTGACTATGCCAAAAACCGAGCCAATGACACCACCCTTTCTTTGCTGACAGAACTGGCAAATGAAGCGGGTATGAAAAACGCCATTGACGGTATGTTCAGCGGCGCCCACATCAACAACACAGAAGATCGCTCAGTACTACATGTCGCCCTACGTGCAAGCCAAGCACAAGACACTCTTATGGTGGATGGCGTAAATGTACTCGCGGAAGTTCGTGCCACATTAAAGCAGATGGAACAATTTGTTGCGCAACTGCACACTGGTGAATGGCAAGGCTATACCGGAAAAGCCATTACCGATGTGGTGTCAATTGGTATTGGTGGCTCTTACCTTGGTCCTAAAGTCGTCGCTGAGGCGCTCACGCCGTACAAAAAAGACAGCATAAAGGTTCACTTCGTCGCCAATATTGACGGTTCAGACATCACTGGCAAACTAAAGCAACTTAATCCAGAAACCACGCTATTCGTGATCTCATCAAAAACCTTCGGCACACTGGAAACCCTGTCTAACGCCAATGCCGCGCGCGACTGGTTCCTAAGCAACGGTGGCTCACAAGACAATGTCAGCAAACACTTTGCGGCGGTTAGCTCAAACGTCAAGAAAGCCGTTGATTTTGGCATGGCTAAAGAAAACATTTTCCCTATGTGGGATTGGGTTGGCGGACGCTACTCGCTTTGGTCTGCGATTGGTTTACCCGTGGCCATTGCCGTTGGCATGGATAACTTTTACGAATTGCTAGACGGCGCTCACCAAATGGATGAGCACTTCCGTACCGCGCCGCTTGAAGAAAACCTACCTGTCATTATGGGTGTCTTGGGCGTGTGGTACATCAACTTCCACAATGCACAAACCCATGCATTGATTCCATACGACCACTATTTACGCGCCATGCCTGCTCATATTCAGCAGCTTGATATGGAAAGTAATGGTAAAGCAAATCTACTCAATGGCGACGCTGTCGAAACAGACACAGGTCCAATCATCTGGGGTGGCGCTGGCACAAATGGTCAACATGCTTACCACCAATTGTTGCACCAAGGCACTCGCCTTGTACCTGTGGATTTCATCGCACCATTAACCAGCCACAACCCCATTGCAGAACACCACACGCACTTGTTCGCGAACTGCCTGAGTCAGTCGCAAGCGCTAATGGTAGGTAAAACCCTTGAACAAGCACAACAAGAGCTAAAAGATGCCGGAGCAACAGACGAACAAGTTGCTAAGATTGCACCACATAAAGTGATCAAGGGAAATCGTCCAAGCAACACCTTACTGACTGACAAAATGACACCCGCAAGTGTCGGAGCGTTAATCGCGCTTTACGAGCACCGCACTTTTGTCCAAGGTACCATTTGGGGCATCAACTCATTCGATCAATGGGGCGTTGAACTAGGTAAAGTATTGGGTACAGACATCTATAACCGCCTAGTCAGCAACAGCGACAACAGCGCACTGGATGCATCAACTCAAGCTTTGATTAAAGCCTTTAAGAAAGCTCAACACTAA
- the panC gene encoding pantoate--beta-alanine ligase, whose translation MQTFHTVAELRAALKTLRLQDKSIAFVPTMGNLHDGHMSLIRRAAQEADIVVSSIFVNPMQFSANEDLERYPKTLEEDKKVLKANGCNYVFAPDALEMYPDGKRSQTQIEVVGLSDILCGASRPGHFVGVATVVTKLFNIVQPDCAIFGNKDFQQLKVIEDMTRDLSSNVRIIGIDTARNDDGLAMSSRNGYLTEQERDIAPTMYKTLLWAKEQLIANSASHEDIREQAQQKLEAAGFRRDYFEIRAQDNLQTPTEEEKCLVILAAAHLGSARLIDNLRVELGQAE comes from the coding sequence ATGCAGACGTTTCATACCGTTGCCGAATTAAGAGCAGCACTCAAAACCTTACGCCTTCAAGATAAGAGCATTGCTTTTGTACCAACCATGGGCAACCTACACGACGGCCATATGTCATTAATCCGTCGAGCAGCACAAGAAGCAGACATTGTCGTTTCATCTATCTTCGTCAACCCAATGCAGTTTTCCGCCAACGAAGACTTAGAGCGCTACCCAAAAACCCTTGAAGAAGATAAGAAGGTATTAAAGGCCAATGGCTGTAACTATGTCTTTGCTCCAGATGCGTTAGAAATGTACCCAGATGGAAAACGCAGTCAGACACAGATTGAAGTAGTTGGCTTATCCGACATACTCTGTGGTGCTTCTCGCCCTGGGCATTTTGTCGGCGTGGCGACTGTCGTCACTAAATTATTCAACATAGTGCAGCCTGATTGCGCTATTTTTGGTAATAAAGATTTCCAACAATTAAAAGTCATCGAAGACATGACACGAGATCTCAGCTCTAATGTTCGCATTATAGGGATAGACACCGCCCGAAATGACGATGGTTTGGCGATGAGTTCTCGTAATGGCTATCTAACAGAACAAGAACGAGACATTGCACCGACAATGTACAAAACACTACTCTGGGCAAAAGAACAGCTCATAGCAAACAGCGCGAGTCACGAGGACATCCGCGAACAAGCTCAACAGAAGCTTGAAGCGGCTGGTTTCCGTCGTGATTATTTTGAAATCCGCGCGCAAGATAACTTACAAACGCCAACAGAGGAAGAGAAGTGCTTGGTCATCTTGGCCGCAGCACATCTAGGGAGCGCACGTCTTATTGACAACTTGCGCGTAGAACTTGGGCAAGCTGAGTAA
- the panB gene encoding 3-methyl-2-oxobutanoate hydroxymethyltransferase, whose protein sequence is MYSDNSQKKLAKPVTLSTLKKMKIDKEKITCLTSYDASFTNVMNAAGVETILVGDSLGMVIQGKDSTLPVTIEEMCYHTAAVKRGNTNAFIMSDMSFMSYSKPEQALDNAAKLMQAGANMVKLEGGSWLADTIKLLSQRGIPVCAHLGLTPQSVHKLGGYKVQGKSQDAAELLLQESLDLVEAGADILLYECIPTELGKTLTEAVPVPTIGIGAGHHTDGQVLVLHDMLGINLGHVPRFVKNFLIDGRNVTQAFEAYVDEVKSTSFPGPEHGFQ, encoded by the coding sequence ATGTATTCAGACAACTCACAAAAAAAACTGGCCAAACCCGTTACTTTGTCGACACTCAAAAAAATGAAGATCGATAAAGAAAAAATCACCTGCCTGACCTCTTATGACGCCTCCTTCACGAACGTTATGAATGCGGCTGGCGTTGAAACCATTCTGGTCGGCGACTCCCTTGGTATGGTCATTCAGGGCAAAGACAGTACTTTGCCAGTGACGATCGAAGAAATGTGCTATCACACCGCCGCCGTTAAACGTGGCAACACCAATGCCTTTATCATGTCAGATATGTCTTTCATGAGTTACAGCAAGCCAGAGCAGGCATTAGACAATGCCGCTAAACTGATGCAAGCCGGGGCCAACATGGTGAAACTAGAAGGTGGCAGCTGGCTTGCTGACACCATTAAACTGTTAAGCCAACGCGGCATCCCAGTTTGCGCTCATTTAGGCTTAACCCCTCAATCCGTTCATAAGTTAGGCGGCTATAAAGTACAGGGCAAGAGCCAAGATGCGGCCGAATTATTGTTACAAGAGTCATTAGATCTAGTGGAAGCTGGCGCCGACATTCTACTTTACGAGTGCATCCCTACTGAACTTGGCAAGACGTTAACCGAAGCGGTTCCAGTCCCAACCATCGGCATTGGCGCAGGTCATCACACGGATGGCCAAGTATTAGTTTTACACGATATGTTAGGCATCAACCTTGGCCATGTCCCTCGATTCGTCAAAAACTTTTTAATCGATGGTCGTAATGTGACTCAGGCCTTTGAAGCCTATGTAGACGAAGTAAAAAGCACCAGCTTTCCTGGCCCAGAACACGGATTTCAATAA
- the folK gene encoding 2-amino-4-hydroxy-6-hydroxymethyldihydropteridine diphosphokinase → MTAYIGLGSNLDQPLEQIRQAIQTLAKQPSLNNLRISKLYASKPVGPQDQPDYVNAVASFETSLSGIELLDLLQSIEQDHHRLRERHWGPRTLDLDLLLYGQEQIDLPRLTVPHPFMLERGFVIQPLHDLAPDMLLVNGTTVTEQLHQLDTSDLVIITEE, encoded by the coding sequence ATGACAGCTTACATTGGTCTTGGCAGTAATCTTGATCAGCCACTTGAGCAGATTCGCCAAGCCATCCAAACTCTTGCTAAACAGCCGAGTTTGAACAATTTGAGAATATCTAAACTGTACGCCAGCAAACCGGTTGGTCCACAAGATCAACCGGATTATGTGAATGCAGTTGCGTCATTCGAAACGTCATTATCTGGCATCGAATTATTGGATCTACTGCAATCCATTGAACAAGATCATCACAGGCTTCGCGAACGTCATTGGGGACCGCGCACCTTAGATTTAGATCTGTTATTGTATGGACAAGAGCAGATTGATTTACCAAGATTGACTGTGCCACATCCTTTTATGCTTGAACGAGGCTTTGTCATCCAACCTCTTCATGATCTTGCTCCCGATATGCTCTTGGTGAATGGCACAACCGTTACCGAGCAGTTACACCAACTTGATACCAGCGACTTGGTTATTATCACAGAAGAATAA
- the pcnB gene encoding polynucleotide adenylyltransferase PcnB encodes MLTGFKSLVRKASSVFTPTKAQTYPIIIPRKQHSLSRQDMSPNAVKVLYRLNKAGYDAYLVGGCIRDHLIDIEPKDFDVVTNATPEEVHAIFSNSRLIGRRFRLVHVTFGREIIEVSTFRANTAQEETPSPGATQTSLKDKDSARSTHGIILRDNVYGNIEEDAERRDFTFNALYYNVQDFSIHDYCGGLADIKNKQIRIIGDPKQRYQEDPVRMLRAIRFAGKLGFQIEASTAAPIKEMAHLLDHIPPARLFEEVLKLLGSGNGIRTFALLREYGLFRYLFPDTDALLQSGWKRDDIDPEAFILRGLKNTDERIQSGKSTAPYFLYAILMWPSVVLRHEEFQAQGMPVTPALHQAANMVLDNQVASTAIPRRFSTPMREIWDMQLRLPKRYGKRAFQLLEHPRFRAGFDFLLIREQSGTELNDLGAWWEAFQHGNENQQRDLIKQIDSRSNNNEGPKKRRPRRRRKSNAPQRDISSDS; translated from the coding sequence ATGCTTACAGGATTCAAATCTCTGGTACGTAAAGCCTCTTCTGTGTTCACACCGACTAAAGCACAGACTTACCCCATTATCATACCTCGTAAACAACACAGCCTTTCAAGACAGGACATGAGTCCGAATGCTGTTAAGGTTTTATATCGTCTTAATAAAGCCGGTTATGATGCTTATTTAGTGGGTGGTTGCATACGAGACCACTTGATAGACATAGAACCCAAAGACTTTGACGTGGTCACCAATGCCACACCTGAAGAAGTGCACGCCATCTTTTCGAACTCCCGATTGATTGGACGACGCTTTCGTTTAGTGCATGTCACCTTTGGTCGAGAAATTATTGAAGTCTCCACCTTTCGAGCCAATACAGCACAAGAAGAGACACCGAGCCCAGGTGCCACGCAAACGTCATTAAAAGACAAAGATTCGGCTCGCTCCACGCACGGTATCATTCTACGTGACAATGTTTACGGCAACATAGAAGAAGATGCTGAGCGCCGAGACTTTACCTTCAATGCCCTTTATTACAATGTTCAAGACTTTAGCATTCACGATTATTGTGGCGGTCTTGCCGACATTAAAAACAAGCAAATTCGTATTATTGGTGACCCTAAACAGCGTTACCAAGAAGACCCTGTGCGGATGCTTCGCGCGATTCGCTTTGCGGGTAAGCTTGGCTTTCAGATAGAAGCCAGTACAGCAGCCCCGATAAAAGAAATGGCCCATTTACTTGACCACATTCCCCCTGCTCGCTTATTTGAAGAAGTATTAAAACTGCTGGGCAGTGGTAACGGCATTAGAACCTTTGCCCTGCTACGTGAATATGGCCTGTTTCGCTACTTGTTCCCAGACACAGACGCCTTGCTTCAAAGTGGCTGGAAACGTGATGACATTGACCCTGAAGCCTTTATTCTGCGCGGTCTGAAGAACACGGACGAACGCATTCAAAGCGGTAAAAGTACCGCGCCTTACTTCCTATATGCCATCCTAATGTGGCCAAGTGTCGTCCTAAGACACGAAGAATTTCAGGCGCAAGGCATGCCTGTCACACCTGCGCTTCATCAAGCAGCCAACATGGTGCTTGATAATCAGGTCGCTTCTACCGCCATCCCACGTCGATTCTCAACACCAATGCGTGAAATTTGGGACATGCAACTTAGGCTACCGAAACGTTATGGCAAACGCGCTTTTCAACTGTTAGAGCACCCAAGGTTTCGAGCTGGCTTTGATTTTTTACTGATACGTGAACAAAGCGGCACTGAGTTGAACGATCTTGGCGCCTGGTGGGAAGCTTTCCAGCATGGCAACGAGAACCAACAACGCGACCTTATTAAACAAATTGATAGCCGCTCGAATAATAATGAAGGGCCGAAGAAACGTCGCCCTCGTCGACGTCGTAAAAGCAATGCCCCACAGAGAGACATTTCAAGCGACTCATAA
- a CDS encoding sigma-54-dependent transcriptional regulator: MHSIMIICPDNSLLKESERWLSKYGFQINTSQSFEQANKYYDLSAFDLMLVDQAAIELLENPTNEIPENPKHIVLDAKPSLSTGVNSMAEGAVYYLPLPTDIETLLKHVVNTLEQGDQEKATPASEIVSSNPVLFAASEREAALPLGSPGSGIIGQCPPMLELFSDMRKVSGTDVTVLIRGESGTGKELVAKALHNLSQRHDQPIITVNCAAIPENLIESELFGHEKGAFTGATTAHDGLIIAADKGTLFLDEIGELPLEAQARLLRVLQEGEIRRVGATQSTHVDIRLITATHRNLFEMVKNGQFREDLYYRLYVMELLLPPLRDRGEDISILAEALLEKTCLKHRRPPVPYNKTFDRTIRSHDWPGNVRELENAIERAIILSPMDRVEAANLKLASQHHSQGQSSRTSSDDSVKATLPEGTTLDDYFKHFVLTHQHKMTETQLAHSLGISRKSLWERRQKLAIPKKVTNKK; this comes from the coding sequence ATGCACAGCATTATGATTATCTGCCCCGATAATTCCCTATTGAAAGAGTCGGAAAGGTGGTTATCAAAATACGGCTTTCAAATTAATACCAGCCAATCTTTTGAGCAAGCCAACAAATATTACGACCTCTCCGCATTTGACTTAATGTTAGTGGATCAGGCAGCCATTGAACTATTAGAGAATCCAACCAACGAGATCCCAGAAAACCCAAAACACATTGTACTGGATGCCAAACCCAGCTTAAGCACTGGAGTGAACAGCATGGCAGAAGGCGCGGTTTATTATTTACCCTTACCAACAGACATAGAGACGCTTCTCAAGCACGTCGTCAACACGCTCGAACAAGGGGACCAAGAAAAAGCCACACCAGCGTCTGAGATTGTATCCTCAAACCCGGTATTATTTGCTGCCAGCGAACGTGAAGCCGCGCTTCCTCTTGGCTCACCTGGCAGTGGCATTATTGGACAATGCCCACCCATGCTGGAATTGTTCAGTGACATGCGAAAAGTCTCAGGCACAGACGTTACGGTATTGATACGAGGCGAGTCAGGGACAGGTAAAGAACTCGTGGCCAAAGCACTCCATAATCTAAGCCAACGACACGACCAGCCTATCATCACGGTCAACTGCGCCGCCATCCCCGAAAACCTAATAGAATCAGAGCTTTTCGGCCATGAGAAAGGTGCTTTCACTGGCGCAACCACGGCCCATGATGGTTTGATTATAGCGGCTGACAAAGGCACTTTATTTTTGGATGAAATTGGTGAACTCCCCCTCGAAGCTCAAGCCAGATTGTTAAGGGTACTGCAAGAAGGCGAGATTCGTCGTGTCGGTGCAACACAGTCCACTCATGTCGACATTCGCCTCATCACAGCAACCCATAGAAACCTCTTTGAAATGGTCAAAAACGGCCAATTTCGAGAAGACTTATACTATCGACTCTATGTCATGGAACTGCTTTTGCCGCCATTACGAGATCGAGGAGAAGACATTTCCATACTGGCGGAAGCCTTACTGGAAAAGACCTGTTTAAAGCATCGACGCCCACCCGTACCCTATAATAAAACATTCGACAGAACCATTCGTTCACACGATTGGCCGGGGAACGTTCGTGAACTGGAAAATGCCATTGAACGCGCGATCATACTCAGCCCCATGGACAGAGTAGAAGCCGCCAACCTCAAATTGGCAAGCCAACATCACAGTCAGGGACAGAGCTCACGAACCTCCTCTGATGACAGTGTTAAAGCCACACTTCCAGAAGGCACGACCCTTGACGATTACTTTAAACATTTCGTACTCACGCACCAACACAAAATGACGGAAACCCAGCTTGCACATTCTTTGGGCATATCCCGCAAAAGTTTATGGGAAAGAAGGCAAAAGTTAGCAATACCCAAAAAAGTAACAAACAAAAAGTAA
- the gluQRS gene encoding tRNA glutamyl-Q(34) synthetase GluQRS, whose product MASTYIGRFAPSPTGPLHFGSLVSALASYLEARQRQGKWFIRIEDVDGTRCKPAFAEQILTTLQSYHLISDDKVEVQSQHHPSYQYYLEQLEQQGQLFPCNCTRQSLQPFQGRHPHICDSHTDAPHSWRLKSCELVYQYQDPIQGTLIFTDDLKNTSPILKRKDGYFSYQLAVVVDDHRQNITHLVRGADLIETTAQQLHLYSLFNWTPPELCHIPLIVNQNGDKISKQNHAKAITDGDITTLLCALKYLGLKIQALNMQDALDQAIRLWDIKRLKGQSALPIQPQDWHLIQ is encoded by the coding sequence GTGGCAAGCACCTACATAGGCCGGTTTGCGCCCTCGCCAACCGGTCCGCTTCATTTTGGCTCGCTGGTGAGTGCGTTAGCAAGTTATTTGGAAGCTAGGCAGCGACAAGGCAAATGGTTTATTCGCATTGAAGATGTGGATGGTACACGTTGTAAACCCGCTTTCGCTGAACAAATTCTAACCACACTGCAAAGCTATCACCTTATTTCTGACGATAAAGTCGAAGTTCAAAGCCAACACCATCCATCTTATCAATACTACTTAGAGCAACTAGAACAACAAGGGCAGCTTTTCCCTTGTAACTGCACTCGCCAGTCCCTCCAGCCATTCCAAGGTCGTCATCCACACATTTGCGATAGTCATACTGACGCCCCACATTCCTGGCGATTAAAGAGCTGCGAATTGGTTTATCAATATCAGGACCCCATTCAAGGGACACTCATTTTTACAGACGATCTAAAAAATACCAGCCCCATTCTAAAACGAAAAGATGGTTACTTTTCCTATCAATTAGCGGTAGTAGTGGACGACCATAGACAGAACATCACCCACCTTGTTCGTGGCGCCGACCTAATCGAAACCACCGCCCAACAGTTGCACCTGTACTCATTGTTTAATTGGACACCACCCGAGCTGTGCCATATTCCTCTTATCGTGAATCAGAATGGCGATAAAATCAGCAAACAAAATCACGCCAAAGCCATTACCGATGGAGACATCACCACCTTACTGTGCGCCCTCAAGTATCTTGGACTCAAGATCCAAGCACTCAACATGCAAGACGCCTTAGATCAGGCCATCAGATTATGGGATATAAAACGTCTAAAAGGTCAAAGCGCTCTGCCGATCCAACCACAAGACTGGCATCTCATTCAATAA
- the dksA gene encoding RNA polymerase-binding protein DksA: MPNMNPDSLMKDFTPYVAKEGEEYMNENQLAHFKSILLNWKQNLMEEVDRTVHHLKEEAVNYADPNDRASQEEEFSLELRARDRERKLVKKISQTIELIDNDDYGFCEECGIEIGIRRLEARPTATMCIDCKTLAEIKEKQVGG, translated from the coding sequence ATGCCAAATATGAACCCAGATTCATTAATGAAAGACTTCACCCCTTATGTCGCTAAGGAAGGTGAAGAATACATGAACGAGAACCAGTTGGCGCATTTCAAAAGCATCCTACTCAACTGGAAACAAAACTTAATGGAAGAAGTGGATCGCACTGTTCACCATCTGAAAGAAGAAGCGGTAAACTATGCAGATCCAAATGACCGTGCTAGCCAAGAAGAAGAGTTTAGCCTTGAATTGCGCGCCCGTGATCGTGAGCGCAAATTGGTCAAAAAAATCTCTCAAACCATCGAGTTAATCGACAATGACGATTACGGTTTTTGTGAAGAGTGCGGTATCGAGATTGGTATTCGCCGCTTAGAAGCTCGCCCAACGGCGACCATGTGCATTGACTGTAAAACACTTGCTGAAATCAAAGAGAAGCAAGTCGGCGGTTAA